The segment GCGATGACGAGGTGATCGTCGGCTGCCGCACCAGCAAGCTCAAGGGCGCCCCGTTCTTCCCCGAGAACAAGGCGCGCTGGATCGAGCAGGATGCCGGCGGCTTGGCCGCGCGCACCATCCAGCGGGTGCTCATCAGCGACGCCGAGCGCGACGAGCTGGTGCAGGAGATCCTGCCGTTTTGGCGCGGGCGCACGGTCGAGGACCGCTTCGAGGTGCTGCTCCCGAGCGACGTCAACGAGGACATGCAGAAGTTCGTCTTCGGCGTATTGCTGGAGATCACTTACGGTATCGGACACTTCACCATGAACCACCGCCGCCTGCTGGCACAGGGCCTTGGCGGTATCATGGCCGCGGCCCGTGAAAAGCTGGCGGCACTAAGCCCCGACAAGCACGGCACCGACGAGGCGCTGTTCTTCGCGGCCGTCATCCGCTCGCTGGGGGCCGCCATCCATTTCGCGCACCGCTACGCCGAGGAGGCTGAGCGCCTGGCCGGGCGCGCGCGCGACCCCCAGCGCCGCGCGGAGCTGCGCGAGATCGCCCGCGTCTGCCGCCGCGTTCCCGAGCACCCGGCGGCTAGCTTTCGCGAGGCCGTCCAGTCCGTCTACTTCATGCACCTCGTCGCCCAGATCGAAAGCGGCGGGAACTCGATCTCGCTCGGCCGCATCGACCAGATTCTGGCGCCTTACTACGATGCCGACATCGGCGCCGGCAGAATCACTCCTGGTGAGGCCAAGGAGCTGCTGTCGCTGCTGTTTCTCAAGACCAACGAGATCTGGAACATTCTCGAGGAGCCCTACATTCCCGGCGGCGAGGACACCGAGGGCAAGACCACCCAGAACGTCACCGTCGGCGGCATCGGCGCGGATGGCGCCGATGCCACTTGCGCGCTGAGCTACGTCGGCCTCGAAGCCTATGCCGATGTTCGCACCGTCCAACCCAACTTCGGCGTCCGCGTCGGTCCGGAAGCCCCGGCGGACTTCTGCCAGGCCGCCGTGCGCCATGCGCTAGCCGGCGTGGCGATGCACTTCTTCAACGACGAGGCCATCGTCGAGTCACTGGTAACCGCCGGCCACAGCCTCGAGGACGCCCGTGACTACGGCGTCGTCGGCTGCCTCGAACCCAACGCTCAGGGCAAGACCTTCGGCTCCACCTTCGCCGTGCAGCTCAACGGGCTCAAGTGTCTGGAGCTGGCGCTCAGCAACGGCGTCGACACCGTGTTCGGCAGCCGCGCCGGGCTGGCCACCGGCGACCCCGCCGCATTCGCCTCGTTCGACGACGTCTGGCGCGCATACGACCGGCAGCTGCGCTACTTCCTCGATCAGATCGAACGGGGCATGGCGGCGCTCGATCAGGCGATCGCCGAGATGCTGCCCTCACCGCTGGCTTCGGCCATGATCGACGGGCCGTTGGACAAGGGCCTCGACCTCACCCGCGGGGGCGCGATCTACAATTCCACCGGCGTGCAACTCATCGGCTTCGCCAACGTGGCCGACAGTCTCAGTGCCATCCGTGAGGCGGTGTTCGAGCAGCGGGCGGTAACGGCCGCGGAGCTGGCCCGGCACTTGGCCGAAGATTGGCGCAACGGCGAGGCGCTGCGAACACGCCTTCTCCACCAGATTGAGAAGTACGGCAACGACGATGACCAAGCCGACGCCATGGCGGCCCGGGTGCTCGAACACTTCTGTGAGCAGGTGCGACAGCGGCGCAACATCCGCGGGGGCTCGTTCTGGCCGGGCGCCTTCTCGGTCGGGCTGCACATCGCTATGGGCAGTTTCTCCGGTGCCAGCGCCGATGGCCGCCATGCCAGCGAGATCCTCAGCAACGGCATCACGCCGGTCGAAGGGCGCGCCAAGACCGGCCCGACGGCGCTGCTGAACTCAGTGGCGCGCATGCCGATCCGCTATGCTCCTAACGGCACCAACTTGAACATGCGCTTTAGTCCGAAGTGGCTCAAGGCGCCCATGCTCGCGTCGCTGTTGCAAACCTACTTCCGACTCGGTGGCGCGCAGGTGCAATTGAACATGGTCGACGGCGAGATCCTGCGCCAGGCCCAGCGCAATCCCGAGGCCTACCGCGATCTCGTCGTCCGGGTCAGCGGTTACTCGGCGCTCTTCACCGAGCTGAGCCCGCGCGCCCAGGAAGAGATCATTAGCCGCATGCAGTATTGCGCCTGAGCGTGCGGATATGAGTGAGAGCAGGGGGCCGTTGCTCGAGGTGCTGCGAACGCCCGAGGCGCGCTTCGCGAACCTACCCGGGTACGGCTTTGCGCCACACTATCTCGAGGTCGCAGGGCCGCAAGGCACGCGCCTGCGCATGCATTACCTCGACGAGGGGCCACGCGCCGCACCGGTGGTGCTGTTGCTTCACGGCGAGCCGACCTGGTCGTACTTGTATCGCAAGCTGATCCCGGTGCTGGTGGCGGCCGGGCTGCGCGCGGTGGCGCCGGATCACATCGGGTTCGGGCGTTCGGACAAGCTGGTCACCCGCACGGATTACACCTTCGAGCGTCATCGCGATTGGCTGCGCACTCTGGTGCGCGCCCTGGATCTGGTCAACATCGTGGTGGTCTGCCAAGACTGGGGCGGGCCGATCGGTCTCGGCGTGCTGGCGGGTGAACCGGAGCGGTTCGCGGCCGTGGTCGCGGCCAACACCATCTTGCCCACGGTCGAGCCCGAACTCACTGCCGGTGTACTCGAATGGCGCAGCGACTTGCTGCTGGATTGGATCCTCACCTCGCAGCGGCTAGCCGAATTTCCCGCCGGTGGCATCGTCGCCGGGGTGTGCAAGTCGGCGCTAACACCGGCGGTGATTGCGGCCTACGACGCGCCGTTTCCAGACGAAAGCTACAAGGCGGGGGTGCGGCAGTTCCCGGTGTTGATTCCACTGACGCCGGCTGATCCCGGCGCCGCAATCAACCGGGCCACCTGGGCGGTGCTGGCGCGTTTCGAGCGCCCCTTTGTGACTGCTTTCTCCGACTCCGACCCTGCTACCGCCGGCTGGCAGACGATCTTCCAGCGCGGCGTGCCCGGTGCGCAAGGCCAGCCGCACGTGACCATTGCCGACGCCGGCCACTTTTTGCAGGAAGACGCGGGCGAGGCGTTGGCGGAGGTGATCGTCGCGCTGGCGCGCCGGCTCGGTTGAGGCGGCGCTCGGCCGGTTGTCAGAACTGCATCTCTTGTACGTCGCCGGCTACGCGCAGAGGCGCGGCGGTCGCGGCCCTGACGTCGTCCACGCTCAGTCCGGGCGCGAGCTCGCGCAACCGGAAGCCTTCTTCGTCAACGTCGATCCAGGCCAGGTCGGTGACCACCGACTTGACGCAAGCGAGCGCGGTGGGCGGGTAACTGAGTTGCTCGACCAGCTTGGAGCGGCCGTTGCGCTCGCGGTGATAGCAGACGGCAATCACGCGGGCGCCGCCCGCGGCCATGTCCATCGCGCCGCCGATCCCGCCGCTGCCGTTGGGCGTGCTCCAGTTGGCAAGATCACCGTTCTGCGCCACCTCAAAAGCTCCGAGCACGGTGGTCGAAACGCGTCCGCTGCGTGCCATGGCGAAGGAAGCGTTCGAGTCGAAATACGCCGTCCCGACCACCGGCGTCACCAGTTGCCCGCTGGCGTTGTAGAGGTCGATGTCCTCCTCACCCTCGGCCGGGAATGGGCCGTAGCCGAGGATGCCGTTCTCCGCGTGCAGCGTGATGTCGCGCCCGGCGATGTAGTTGGACACCAGCGTCGGCAGTCCGATGCCGAGGTTGACGTACTCGCCGGCGCGTAGCAGTGCCGCCGCCTTGGCCGCCATCAAGTCGGCGGGCAACCCCACCGGACCGCCGTCGCGCAGCGCGCGCCCCTCTGCGTCGCTTACCCGGCCGACCGATTGGAGGATGTAGCGCAGCACGCCGATGTCGACATGTGTGGTTGTCTGGACGATGCGGTCGACGAAGATCCCGGGGGTTACCACCGCCTCGGGTTCGATGGCGCCGAGGGCGACGACCTCCTTGACCTCGGCGATGGTGGTACGCGCGGCCGAGGCGAACGCCGGCCCGAAATTGCGCATGCCGCGGCGGTAAGTGAGGTTGCCGGCCGGGTCGGCTTGGTAGGCCTGCAGCAGAGCGAAGTCGGCGCTAAGCGCGCGCTCGAAGATGTAGCGCTTGCCGTCGAACACCCGCTCTTCTTTTCCGGCCGCCACCGCGGTGCCCACGCCGGTGGGCGTGAAGAAGCCGGCCAGTCCGGCACCGCCGGCGCGCACGCGCTCGATCAGGGTTCCCTGCGGCACCATTTCGAGTTCGATCTCCCGCGCCTTGACCATGTCGCTGATCGGTGTCGGAATCGCCGGGGCGCCGATGTAGCTGCAGACCAGCTTGCGGATCTGCCGCTTGTCGGCAAGCACATTGAGTGAGGTTGGACCACCAGCCGGCGTGTTGCAGATGACTGTAAGATCCTTGACCCCACGCTCAGCGAGCGCGAGCAGGCAGTCGGTCGGCCACGCCTGCGGCGGGCCGAAGCTGTGGACGAGGAGGGTGGCGCCGTCGTTGATATCGGCGACGGCCTCGCGTGCGGATGAGCAAATCGTCTTGGTCGCCATGGCTGGTCCGGATGTCACGCCGAGCGCGCGTTGGCAAGCCGATCGCGCCGGTTACTCGCCGCCTTCCAGAGCGCGCTTGATGTTGCCGAGGTACTGCTTGACCGCCTCGGCGGCCTCGCTATCGACGAACCCGCGGATCAGGCCCTGGAGCAAGCGCGGCACGGGAGTGTCGGGCGCCAGCGTTTGCTTGAGTGTGATCTTGGTGGCCTCGGCCCCGCTCGCTTGCAGCTTCAGGACACCGCTGACGTCGGTGTTGTCAGCCTTGGCGGCGATGCTCTCGAACGTGATCCGATCCTTGCCGTTGCCGTCATAGCGCGCGGTGTATTGCACCACCAGGCTCACCGGCCCGGTCGACTTCTCCTGGTAGACGAAGCGGTAGGTGTTGTCGCCGACGCGCTTGCAGGTGTCGATGCCGGGAACGCAACGCGACGAGCCGACGACGTCCCACATGAACTCGTACGCGTGCGCTAGCGGCACCTTAACGGTGACGGACTTCTCGATCTCGGTGGGAAATTTGGCCATGCGCCTCCTCCTGCCGCAGATGCCTTAGCCGAGTCGGCCGGCCGAAGTCCACGGGCAACACCGCGCAACCGCCGCGGCCGAGGGATGACCGAGACTGGCGCACTCAGAACGATTGCGTGACTAGTGGTGTCCATGCATCACAACGGGGCGGCCAGCTTGCCGCCGCCCACCGCCGTAACCGTAAGCGGCGCGGCAGCAGCGGCTTGCGCGCGTAGGCGAACCAACACCGCCACCATGTAGGCCAGCAGCGCCACCAGTGACAGGGCCTTGATCCCGATCACCATCGAAAGGCATTCCAGCAAGCCGCCGGCCACCGCGCCCAGCAGATTCCAGCCGAACGCGACATCCGCTTCGGCCCGCTCACGGAAGAGCAAGGCAAAGCAGGCCGAGGCGAAGAAGATCGGTGTGCCGACAAACAGCGCCGAGAGGCCGAGTTTCACGGCGAGATTCAGCCGCAGCAGCAGATGTACCGGCGTGAAATAGGCCAGGAGCAGCGACACCACCAGCCCGGCGACGCTCACCGTCCAGGGGATCGGGCGCAGTTGCATCCACCCGGTGGCGAACAACACCATCGCCAGGATCGCCCCGAACACGATCGCACTGGTCAACCAGGTTGCACCCCAGACCAGGTTCATTGCGGTCACCGATTTGGTTTCGAGCAGCAGAAACGCCAGACCGAAGCAGAACATCTCGGTGTCCATGCGCCGGCGCGACGACAAGCTGCGCCGCATTTCGCCGGAAGCCGCGGCCACGCCCGCGAGCGCGAGTGTCGCGAAGACCGCCATCAGCGTCAGGTAGAACCCGCTGATCGTGCGCCCTTGCAGGTAGAGGTACGGCCAATCGTCGTCCGGCAGCTCGACGCCCTGCGCCTGGGCGAAATACGCGCCGATGGCGGCGCGCTCGTCGGGCAGTTGGCCGGCAAAAGCCGGCCCGCCCATGTAGATCGTGTTGAACAGCTGCGAGAACCTGCGGATAACTATCGGCGGTTCGCCGAATGCCTCGAACAGCATGCCCGCCAGTCGGTCGTCGATATAGGAAGTGCCGACGGCGAAGTACATGACGATGCCGCCACGCGGCGACAGGCGTGCCCGGGCGGCATGCAGGCAATCGCGTGTGTAGACGAAGTTGTCGAGCCGTACGTTGGACAGTGCCGACAAGCGCGTCATCGAATCGAGGGTGCCGAACACGATCAGGTCGTATTCTTCGCGCGACTCGTTGAGGAATGAGCGGGCATCGGTGTTGATCGCCCGTACCCGTGCCGGCGCGTACGGCCGATCGGGATGTCGCGTGACACCTAATTGCAGGATTACCGGATCGATCTCCACCGCATCGACCTGTTCGGCACCCTCCGCCAGCGCGACGGCTACGTCGTTGCCGGTGCCCGCACCCAACACCAGCACGCGCCGCGGTGGCTGCGGCAGAAAGCGGTACGGTACGTGGTAGCCAATCCGCACCGACTTGTGCCAGTCGTTCACGGCCGGACGGGTCTCGTCGAAACTCACCGCCACCTGGTGCAGCGAGCCGTTGGCCAGGATCTCCACCCCCGCTCCGCCGGGCTCCTGGCTCGCCCGGATGGCGTAGTAAGGGCTGTAGCGTTCGGCCCGCTCGGCCTGCGCCACCAACACCAGCGCCAGCGCCGCCACCGCCCCATAAGCCGGACGTAGGCGCCCTTGCGCCGTGAAGAACACGAAGCCGGCCAGCAGCACCACTGCAAACCAGATCACCGGAAAGGTTTCGAGAAAGCCGCAAGCGGCGAACGTGATCACACCGGCGAGCGAGCCGAGAATGTCGCAGCAGTACCCCCACAGCGCGCCCGAGCGGGCTTGGAACTCGCGCAGTCGCTCGGCGACGAGCTGACCCAGTGGGACAAACGCCAGCGCACTCAGGACAAAGGCGAGCACAATCGGCAGGCGCACGTCGCCGACCACCGCAGCATCGTGCGGCAGATCGTAGTATAAGAGCCAGAGATGTTCGGTGACCGAGTTCTGCGTGAACGCCACGCGGCTCATAGCGAAACCGGCTGCGATCACCACCAGCAGACTCACCGGCCACAGCCACAGCAGCGGGCGCCGCCCCGCGCGCAGGCAGCCGAGACCGAGCCCGAGAAAGGCACTCAACAGAATCAGATTGGGAAAATACGCCAGCGCCCGCACCTGCCCCGGCAACCAGCGGATCAGCGCCAGCTCCTGAAACAGGACGACGAAGGAGGCGAAAAACAGCTCGACCCCGAGGCGAGCTATCGACTTGGCAGAAAGGTCGCCGCCGCAATGATTGCCGGCAACCGAGCCGGGAGCTGTTGTGGACACCATCTCACCTCGTGGCATAGCGCCGTGATTGAGTCCAGCAACTCACCTGCCATGTCACCACCTCGCCAACTGCTGAGGTTGACTGTCCGGGGTCTTGCCGGCGAGCTATAGCGATACCGCTGCGCCGGGAAAATGCGGCACAGATTCGCCGGCTGCGCGAAGGCAGTCGGCGCGCCACGGCCGGTTCAGAGCCGCTGGGCGCCGGCTGATCGCTGGGATAATCCAGCCTGGTGGCGCTGCGCCGGGGTGCCGGGGTGCAACGCTGATTGACTCTCCACCGCAGCTCATCGTAGCAGTTTCAGCTCGGGCAACCGCTGGAGGTCGAGCATGGCCGAAAACAATCCGAACCAAACGCGCCCCGTGCGCGACTGGCAGTACCTCACCGGCGA is part of the Deltaproteobacteria bacterium genome and harbors:
- a CDS encoding haloalkane dehalogenase; translation: MSESRGPLLEVLRTPEARFANLPGYGFAPHYLEVAGPQGTRLRMHYLDEGPRAAPVVLLLHGEPTWSYLYRKLIPVLVAAGLRAVAPDHIGFGRSDKLVTRTDYTFERHRDWLRTLVRALDLVNIVVVCQDWGGPIGLGVLAGEPERFAAVVAANTILPTVEPELTAGVLEWRSDLLLDWILTSQRLAEFPAGGIVAGVCKSALTPAVIAAYDAPFPDESYKAGVRQFPVLIPLTPADPGAAINRATWAVLARFERPFVTAFSDSDPATAGWQTIFQRGVPGAQGQPHVTIADAGHFLQEDAGEALAEVIVALARRLG
- a CDS encoding 3-oxoacid CoA-transferase subunit A — encoded protein: MATKTICSSAREAVADINDGATLLVHSFGPPQAWPTDCLLALAERGVKDLTVICNTPAGGPTSLNVLADKRQIRKLVCSYIGAPAIPTPISDMVKAREIELEMVPQGTLIERVRAGGAGLAGFFTPTGVGTAVAAGKEERVFDGKRYIFERALSADFALLQAYQADPAGNLTYRRGMRNFGPAFASAARTTIAEVKEVVALGAIEPEAVVTPGIFVDRIVQTTTHVDIGVLRYILQSVGRVSDAEGRALRDGGPVGLPADLMAAKAAALLRAGEYVNLGIGLPTLVSNYIAGRDITLHAENGILGYGPFPAEGEEDIDLYNASGQLVTPVVGTAYFDSNASFAMARSGRVSTTVLGAFEVAQNGDLANWSTPNGSGGIGGAMDMAAGGARVIAVCYHRERNGRSKLVEQLSYPPTALACVKSVVTDLAWIDVDEEGFRLRELAPGLSVDDVRAATAAPLRVAGDVQEMQF
- a CDS encoding SRPBCC family protein — its product is MAKFPTEIEKSVTVKVPLAHAYEFMWDVVGSSRCVPGIDTCKRVGDNTYRFVYQEKSTGPVSLVVQYTARYDGNGKDRITFESIAAKADNTDVSGVLKLQASGAEATKITLKQTLAPDTPVPRLLQGLIRGFVDSEAAEAVKQYLGNIKRALEGGE